AGATGGGCTGGGTTTGTGTCTGGAAATTAGCGATGAGTGAAGTTCGGAATGTCTGGTGGTTCATTTGGAATAGTTTATGCCATTTAATTTTATAGCCCATCACTCATGCAGACACTGCTCGGGGCACTTATTTTATAGCAATGGGAAGTGTTATagtgaggaggagggaggtaGTGGGGGAGGTGAAGACAAAGGACTTGGATGAGTGTGTGTGGAAAGGCAGCATGTGGACCGGATATGTGGGGAGGGCCGCTCCAGTGCCACTGCAGGCACAGCATCGAGAGAGGAAACTTGAGGAGCAGTTCAGATAGGAGGTGGATCTCAAACAGGACTTCTGCTGGTGCTGCCGTGCTAAGTTATGTTTTCAGGTCCACGGAGACCAGGATGCATACTCTGATTTCCTGCCAAGGACACGGTCAAGGGTGTGACGATAAAGAGCTGGCAGATATTTGAGGAAAGGGGAGCTCAGCGTATCCGAAGTTCTCACGTCCCTCACGCTCCTGGCACCGTCTCTCGCGATGTCCCTACTGGGGCAGCCTCTTGCAGGTCTGCCCTCAAACCTGGCCCAGGTGGCATCCAAAGGCATGCATGTCCTTCACTCATCCCTTGATGTGCTTCCGACAGCCACTGTGTGTGGCTTGAAGCCAAAGAGGGGTGTATTCTGCTCCTGGTAAACTAAAACCCACCACCACGGATGGATAGGAAGACTGAAACCTAGAGAAATTTAGTGGATTATATCCCAAGATCAGAGGAGCTAATTAGCAGAGAGCGGAGAGCCATTCCTACCTACCCAGGCTTGACTGAACTTCCAAATCTCAGTGCGAGTTAAGCACACTGAGGCAGGGCAGCCAGTCCCAGACGTGCAGTACAAGCTGATGGTACCAGGGCAGAGTGCGACACCAAGCCAACTTTACTAGTCCTGCGACGTGGGCAGGTCACCGTGGCCATCGGCCCTGGATTCTCAGTGTGCCCAGGGAGTCACTTGCGATTGTATCTGGGAAGCACCTGGTGTGGTGCCTGGCCACTGCGTACCAACAATGCCTGTCCCTGCCTCCTGACCAGAGCAGTCTCCTTGGTCGTCAAGGGTGGGGTGGGACATCCCAGAACGTCTGTGACTTAGCAAAGCCAGAAACAGGATGGCTAGCTGAAGCAGAGCAAAAAGCCCATCAAGCCTTGATTCCTCCTTCATGAGATTGTAAGGTCTTCTTTTATCTGAAATACCTTCCCATTTCCATCCTAGAGATGCTGATGTGCAGCCAATAAGGCCATTCAAATGATATGCACGCTCTCAATTTGGCTGATGTGAGGGGTTCTCCGAACCCTTGGGCTTCGATGCTCCTCATCTGCAttttctgaccctctcccacccGTCACTGGGGCAGCGGTAAGCCCCTCACCCCATCAGCTCCATAGAGTTAGGCTCTGGGGTGACCGTTCTTGGGCCCAGAATGCCCAAGTCAGCAGAACCCCAGCTGGCGATCCTGCAGCCTTAAGTGTGGGAAACCAGGTCCCCACTGGTCCTTGCCCCACAATTCCCTGATGCGTCCTTTCCCTAGGCCTACAGGTGCTGCTGCCCGAGTACCTGCGTGAGCGCTTTGTGGCGGCGGCACTCAGCTATATCACATGCAGCTCTGAGGGGGAGCTCGTCTGCAAGGAGAATGACTGTTGGTGCAAGTGCAGCCCCACCTTCCCAGAATGCAACTGTCCGGATGCTGACATCCAGGCCATGGAGGACAGCCTGCTGCAGATCCAGGACTCTTGGGTGACTCACAACCGGCAGTTTGAGGAGTCAGGTGAGCAGTTGGCGGGCCCACACTTCCCTGTCAATGGGACATGCTCTGAGGTGCAGGACTAGAAGGTGGGGAACTCACCTTGGATCCCGCCTCATCCGCTTACCTGTGTCCTTGGCCCCTACCAGGTTATCTCACAACCTCAAGTCTCAGGTGGTTGTCTTCTTGTTATCTGTGCAAACGGACGTGATCCCCACCAAAGACATGCGTCACGAGGACTTAATGAGCTAATGTGGACATATCTGAGGGCATTAGGACTTGCCTGGTTTGTTTGATACACCTTTGCTACAGATTGCCTGTGCGCAGGTGCACAAGGAATGTTTGCTGGATGAATGAAGTACGTAGAATAGTTCTAGGAGGCACCCAGCACATACTAGTCCTTGCTTGTTACACGTATAGCTAATAGCAAGGTTACCTTGAGATGCAGATTTAGGGCTTGGTTTTGAATCCTTGTTCTGGGTTCTGGTTTGAATGTTTGCgtcccgcccccccctccccaaattcatacgttgaaaatATAATGCCCAGGGAGatgggggcctttgggaggtgattagggaTCAGTGCTCTTATAACAGAGGCCCCAGAGAGATCCTTCTCACCTtcggccatgtgaagacacagaagtGAGCCACACGTGACCCAGAGAGGGCCTTCCCCAGAACCTGACCGTGGTGGCattctgatcttggacttccagcttcttGAACCGTGagcaataaacttctgttgtttataagccactcggTCTGTGGTATTTTCTGAGAGCAGCCCCCAAAGACTGAGACACTCTGTTACTGACCAGCTTTGTGACCTTATGTGAGCCATGCAGCTTCAGAATACCGccattcctcatctgtaagagaGGGAAAGTGATAATAATAGGTGGATGGAAGGCTCATATGGgataatgtagataaaattaatgtATAACTATCTCTACCTGATACACTCATACATTTCAACACTAAATGAGTGATAGTTATGTGGATAGATATATCTCAGAAATATGTTGGGTTaaacaaagtgaaaatgaaaaatgttttatatacatattatgtgaATAATACTAtgatacaatattattaaatataacacATATTTAATACTATTTATATGATGCTTAAAAACATACTGGCCAATACTTAATGTTTTTACAGATAAACATATgcagaaaacattaagaaatataatgataaagaaaacacCCAAGAGAGTGGTTACATCAAGATGGGAGATAGAAGGGAAGTTTAGGGCCTTTGgctgtatattttctttgcagaatttctctaaaacaaaacaaaagactgaagtCAATGTGGCAAAGTGGCTAAATCTAGTTGGTGGGCACATGGGAGTTTATTCTGTTACTCCCTGTGCTCTTTTGTAAGCTTACGTGTTTTATAAAAAAACCTACGTACATGCTAGTTGTTAATGCCATCACTAGGTATGATTCTCCAACcactgggaaggggaagaggggtaTGAAGAACCAGGTGCTTGAGAAACCAGAATGAGCTGAGGCCCCAGGCATTGACATTTCAAGTCCTAGAGAGGTAGTTAGTTGCTAAGGAGAACATTCCAGTCCCCCCAACACCAGCTGCACAGGAGTTGTGATGGTGGGATGTGTTCAATGATGCTTAATGTGGGGCATGACTTCGGGTGCTCACCACTGTGAGTCACTTACTGCTGAGTAAATGAGGGCTATCTGGGCCCCCATCAGGAGACAGTGGCTGCAGGTCCCAAGTAAAAGCAGATCTGGGCATAAATTCAGCCAATGTGTTGTGCCCAGGAAGCTCTGGGAAGAGCACAGACTTGGAGTAGGCAGCAAGGACCAGAAAGCATCTTGCTTCTGGATTAGCTACAGGAAAGAATGGGTGTCTGGCACAGAGGTGAAGCTTGAAAGAGACAAAGGGTATTCCAGAGTCAGAGAGAAGGATGTGGACAGGAGCAGCTGGTCTCAGGGACTGGAAATTTTCTAAGAAGCTTTCTGAGCTGGGTGCTCAGTCTCCCTGGGTCCACATTTGCCGGCTGTGCCTGCCTTCCACCTTCCACAGGATGTTGTGGCGTTACTGAAGAATACCAGCCTGTGACAGTGTTGTGAATGACTTACAGGAAGTTATAAAGGGAGAAAGTGGTACATCCCAAGGTCATTGGCAAAAGCGTGACCTCTGGCCTGCTTGGGTCGTGACGGAAATCTGTTTTGAAATTCAGAAGCATATAAGGGACAGGAAAGATGGAAAAGGATCCTGAAGCTCTGTTTTATggcatgttatttattttccaaataaagcagtttaaaaagaaatctatacaAGGGCCTGGGAGAATGGCTATGGAGCCTCTTTCCTCAGGCAATGAGTCCGGAGGGCCGGTGGGGTCTGGGGAGCGCCCTGCCGTCCCAGAGTCTGCGTGACTCCCCCTCAGCTCAGCTCTGCGTCCTTGCCCACAGAGGAATTCCAGGCCCTGCTGAAAAGGCTGCCCGGAGACAGGTTCCTGAACTCCACAGCCATCTCCCAGTTCTGGGCCATGGACAGCAGCCTTCAGCACCGCTACCAGCAGCTGGGAGCCAGCTTGAAATTGCTGTTCAAGAAGACCCACCGGATTGTCCGCAGGCTCTTCAACCTCTGCAAGCGCTGCCACCGGCAGCCTCGCTTCCGCCTGCCCAAGGAGAGGTGAGCACCCCCGCTACCCGGGCCCAAGCCTGGCACCTTCCCCTGAGGCTGCTGAGGCCGGGGGGCCCTCTGTCCAGCATGGCAGATCTGGCGGCGGTGACCCATATGAGGCCTTTTAGATCCTCTGCTCTCTTCACCTACTTGTGACTTGTGTCTGACATcagagagagcaaacagaggctgattttactttttataaattatagtatattcaAATGTTATTCTAGTCATGCTCTAATTCTCactcatttctattttaagaagttttttcAGGAAACAGAGGGGTGGAGTTGAAGCTCACACACCAATTACATACAGTGAGAATATACACACATTGGGTTGCTTCAAACAAGGGATTAGTTCTGagtcacaaaaggaaagaaagctgagCCCCACCCCAACCCCGCCCTCAGGAGCAGAGGCAGGCTGTATCATCATAGGCACTCACTGCACATCCACTCAAATGCTCGTTTACTCAACAAGTGCACACTGCGTATCCTAATAttaagcagtgtgtgtgtgtgggtccTCGGGaagacataataaatatatagaaacacaaaaactataaaatgatacCTATGTGGCAGCCACTTAAATCCACATTCGTGGAACATAAATCAGAGGCACGGTCTAGTAAAAGCAAAAGCCCGAGAGAAGAGCTACCTTCGAGAAGGAAGTCTCGGCCAGCTTGTGTGGGAGAAGATAGAAATGGTACACGGAGACGGGGCCTTGCAGGGCGTGGAGGCTGCCTCGCAACCCGGAGATGCGGCTCTGACAGAGGCACCTGTAAGAAGGGAAGCGTCAGTGGAGAGCCTAGACTAGCAAAGGCTTTTGAGAggggttcactttttttttcttttttcaagaaatcACTATTAAATGCTTACCAAGCGCCAGGAACAATCCTGGTTTCTGAGAACATGTCGGTGAAGAATAATGCAGTGTTCCTGCTCTCGTGGCATTTTCAGAGAAGCCATCTGTGAACAgggaaacaataaacaataatttcCAATCCTGATCCTTGCTGTGGATTATATAAAAACAGGCTGATGTGATAGCGAGCGACTGGGTGGTTCTTTCAAAAAGGGTGTCACAGAAGACCTCTTTGAGGAGGTATCACAGGAGCGGAAATCTAAGTCTAAAGAGGGAGCCAGCCATAGAAAATTCCTCTTCGTGGTGAAAGAGTGACAGAAGCAGTGGGAACAGGAAGGACAGGGATGGTAAGTGGGAAAGCAATGGATGGGAGTTGGGAAGTTTGGAGAACTAGGGATCGGACGGTCttatttaaaaagctgaaaactaCGTTAGATGTTTTGGTACAGAGGGTGTGGGAGATCTTCTATAGGCTTTTGAATAAGCGAAGGAAGTGGTACTTGGGAGGGATGAGCCCAGCTGCTGCCAGTACAAGTCTGATGTCAAGTATTTCTGGTGCTGATCCATCAGACAGACGCTGAGCTCTAGGCCTTACTCGATCATTCCAGAGTGGTGCAGTAGGGTTTCCATCATTCAGAGAACTCGGGGCTTTTATCTTTCTCATTACCTTCCCTGACTATTAGTCAGTCTCCTCCTACCCTCAGGAGAGACGCCAAAGTGTGTCTCTGTGtgattctttattcattcttaccTCCCTTCCCAAAGGTCCTTGCCCTATTGGTGGAATCGCATCCAGTCCCTCCTCTACTGTGGAGAAAGCACCTTCCCCGGCACCTTCCTGGAACAGAGCCACAGCTGCACCTGCCCCTATGACCAGTCTTCCTGCCAGGGCCCCATCCCCTGTGCCTTGGGCGAAGGGCCCGCATGTGCCCACTGTGCTCCGGACAACAGCACGCGCTGTGGGGGCTGTAACCCAGGCTACGTGCTGGCCCAGGGGTTGTGCCGGCCAGAGGTGGCTGAGTCCCTGGAGAACTTTCTGGGGCTGGAGACAGACCTGCAGGACCTGGAGCTGAAGTACCTGTTGCAGAAGCGGGACAGCCGCATCGAGGTGCACTCCATCTTCATCAGCAACGACATGCGTCTGGGCAGCTGGTTTGACCCTTCCTGGAGGAAGCGCATGCTGCTCACGCTGAAGAGTAACAAGTACAAGCCTGGGCTGGTGCACGTGATGCTGGCCTTGTCCCTGCAGATCTGCCTCACCAAGAACAGCACCCTGGAGCCTGTCATGGCCATCTACGTCAACCCGTTTGGGGGCAGCCACTCTGAGAGCTGGTTCATGCCCGTGAATGAGGGCAGCTTCCCCGACTGGGAAAGGACTAACGTGGACGCAGCTGCCCAGTGCCAAAACTGGACTATCACCTTGGGGAACAGGTGGAAGACCTTCTTTGAGACAGTCCATGTTTACCTACGGAGCCGAATCAAGTCCCTGGATGACAGCTCCAATGAGACAATCTACTATGAGCCCCTGGAGATGACCGATCCCTCCAAGAACTTGGGCTACATGAAAATCAACACCTTGCAGGTCTTTGGCTACAGCCTCCCCTTTGACCCGGATGCTATCCGGGACTTAATTCTCCAGTTAGACTACCCGTACACTCAAGGTTCCCAGGACTCTGCCCTCTTGCAGCTTATAGAGCTTAGGGACCGGGTAAACCAGCTCTCTCCCCCGGGCAAAGTCCGGCTTGACCTTTTCTCCTGCTTGCTCCGGCATCGGCTCAAGCTGGCCAACAACGAGGTGGGCAGGATCCAGTCCTCCCTGAGGGCTTTCAATTCCAAGCTGCCAAACCCTGTGGAGTATGAGACAGGCAAACTGTGTAGCTAATGGGGGCCCCACTCCAGTGCTGGGCAGGGAGGTGATCCATGAATCCAGGGTGCAAAGATCATTCAAGCCCCACCTTAGTGCCAACAGGGTTCTCCCTTGAGACTTTCCGCACCCAGCCAATGGAACCTCAGGGCTTGGACTAAAGcaggcaggagagaaagagaccatcACCACACGTGTGTACACGCTCaccatgtgcgtgcacacacgcgcgtgcatacacatacacactctcacaCAGGGAGGCTACGACTCAGCAGCCTCGAATCTGTGAAGTCGGTGCTTTCAAATGCATGCAGTTGAAGGAGAGGAGCCAAGGgagagattaagaaaaagaaCCAGCCAAACCATGAAAACAAAATCCTTAAAAAGTGATTCTTATCATTCAAGAAAGCAAGAGGGGGCATGGGGGTAGGAACAGGAGcagttccccctcccccaccatcgagtcacttttgtattctttttaaccAGGTTTCTTAAAATGGCGTTGTTTCGTGATCCTCCCAGCGTTGGTTCTTACTTTTTGTATGCTGCCTCCTCTGTGCCCTCCCAGACACTGACTGCTTCTCAAGCCGGCTCCCCTGAGACACTCAAGGTGACACCAACAGAGGACCGTAAGGGCAGACAGGCAGGCTTGCTCTGctctccactcctccctccctccagcccccttGCTTCCTCAGCCCCCCTACTTTGTTCCACATTCCCCTGTGGTCCAGCCGGAACTCCTCTTCCAATGGCACCTGTCCTGTCCAAGAAAGCAGCTCTGTCAAGTTAGAAAGAGACAATGTATagggaaatgttcttttttaaaaacaaaacaaaaatatttattttgtgattgttttctttgtcaaTCTGCTCCAGCCACATGAACGTATGAGTAAAAGTTTACCtggtttaatatattttcttaaaaggcCTTTTTtaggggaaaacagaaaagagaaaacaaaagaagattaTGGTTCCCTGGgctgcctggattttttttttttaattgctctgtGTGTGATACATGGACATCCATGGATGGTGGATAGGCCGTGGGGGAGGCTGGTTGATGAGTGTGTTTTCAAAAGAGAATGCATGTCTGGCTTGACTGgggtgtgtgtggcgggggtTGTTACATGAAGAATGGAGTGAGGCAGAACTCCGGGTCCCAGAGTTATCTGGCTACCCTGCCCCCTCTTCCTAGACAGGAGAACTAACACAAGTCCTACAGCCAGGACTCCTCGCTATCAGAGGAGTGATGTGAAGGTCCCTGCTCACAGGGGAGCTGCAGCCTCTGCGTTGGGCAAATGTGTACTGAGgcgggctgggggtgagggggagggctCCTCTTTGCCAACACTGCTGCAGGCATCAGGAGAGTTTCCCATACTCAGCATCTTCTAGTCTGTGATCGCCTTTTGAAGAAACTGGGAAGGACGCAGACGTGgcattgtttttctctgttctggTTACCACTTTCCCAGCCTAAAAAGCAGGCTGGATGTATGCCACACAGAATGAGGCATCATTCTCCCCAGAGTGCCTCCCCCAGGTGGTCCGAGAAGCATTTCACAGCAGATCTCTTGGAGAACCACTTCCTCTCTACTCTCCACAGGTTCCAATTTCTTCAGGCGAAAGTCACCACATAAATACTAAGTACTCCATTCCCTACGTGGGCTATATCTCAGTTGGTACAAAACGAACTGGGAGACAGAAAGGATGGTTGTATCTATGCACCCAAGAGCCTTCGACGTTTATTGCTGCATAGAGAAGAATTCAGCATCATATTTAATCATTGTACCCTATCTCAATCCACAACGACCTGAAATCCTTGGTAGATAAGCAGCCTCCagcatttctttcttcaaagttCCCCTGGAGGCTTCTAGGGCAGAAATCCAGAGTGATGGGATAACCTAGGGGGTAACGCACATATTGGCTATTTCTACTGGGCCACTGCTTGCTTTCACGAATTTGTACCAAGCCACTCATCTGTGGAAGATGGAACCAGCAGATGTCCTCTTCATCAATGGGGTACTGATGTGCCAGAGGAGTATGCTTTGGTTGGGAAGGGGGTTGCAAGCGGTAGGAAGGCATTGATACTTTCCACTGACAGGGTTTGAGAGATGCAAGAGAGATACCAGAGTCTGATTTTAGCACTGACTGTGCATGTCTCCACGCTGCAGGACTGGGTGGGCACATGCTTTCACCCATGAATTAATGGCAAACCATGTACAGCAATATTCAGAGTGAGGAGGAAAGCAGTTGAGAATGTGCCGTGCACAAAGTTAGCAGTGAGCACCTTCAGTAGCATGAAGGTAATTGCTCCGGTGAGAAGAGAGTCAGTACGTGGGGACTCACGTCTTACCTGGGCCGGTCCCACAGTTGAGGGGTAGGAAATCTTAGCTATCAGTCTCTGAATCAGACCAGACTGGGGGAAAAGCATACCTATAGAGTTATTAGGATGTTGTGTCTCCTTATTGTAGGAAGGCTCTGGAAAGATGATGGTGTGGCATACTCAGGTTTTAGAAACAGATGCACCCAATCACAAAGATTTCCACTTCTTGCCTGCTAGAAGGCTTAAACCATGAAGCTGAGTTTATCAACTCCACTTAAAAGTACTATTACACATTGGTAAATATTTAGGAGTGCCCTTCTAAACCCAGATGTAAGTACCATATTGATAGAAGGCCTAAAAGACATTAATTAATCACAGTAGAAGGAATGTTTATATTTGACCTACTCATCTGTTCTCTGTGATGGATGCCTGACTCTTGTGAGACAGTGATGGGTGTCTGGTGTACCAGAGCTTGGATCAAAGCAACAGACCAAAGATTTTGCTTCTAGAAAGCAGGTGGAAGAcagtgggggtggcgggggtggtaAAGTATGGACAAGATTccttaagagatttttaaaggcTTGAGACCACACATTCAGCACAGAGGTTCTCAGAAAGCTAGGCTAAGAATGCCATAATACAAAAAGGCTGTCCCAGTCAAAATTGTCACCTTGAAAGTCTACAATAATCAGAAGATGTGAACAACCTATTCTTATACACAGTTGAAAATAAAGAATTGTCATTAATTAATTAGTCCTGGGCTGTCTGTCAATGTTGGTGAACTGAATGGAGAAGTAAGAGACAAATGGATATAACAATCAGGAATCCAGGCCTTAATTGTAACCCCAAAGAATGAATACATCAAAAGCTAATCTGCCCTAATGCTCGAGACTAATACCTCTAATACTAAATAACATATTTAATCCCCcgtgctaataataataatgctaagCTCTGTAAGCATATTCATGCATCGACAGCCAAACATAAATGAAGATCTCTTCAAATACAGGGCATCACAAATAGTTCAGATTCCATTCTTGGCTTCTTTTCACAAATATGAAAATAGTGGTCATGATGGGGAGAGCTGCCTTATGAGTAGATGGAATATATTGCCTACAGAATGTCCTGCCCCCAAATATCACCTTCAAAGCCTGTAATTTCATCATGCAAGTCTGCTCTCTTGTATATAAGAGAGAGATTTCTTTGCCATTGTATTttgtatgaaaattaaaatgcccTTAGGAAGAAATAAGTCTTAGAAGCTAACCCACTGGCAAAATAGAGGATTAGATTTTTGGAGCTAGAAGATTTTTTGAGGTCATCCAGTCCTACCCATTTCTGACATGAGGGGGAAGAGGTTACAGCACTTGCCTGAGGTTGTATCTATCAGAAGGGGAGAAGTTCAGTCTTTCATCTCTACCTC
Above is a window of Neofelis nebulosa isolate mNeoNeb1 chromosome 15, mNeoNeb1.pri, whole genome shotgun sequence DNA encoding:
- the BRINP2 gene encoding BMP/retinoic acid-inducible neural-specific protein 2 isoform X1, whose amino-acid sequence is MRRQCGTRLRGLGRAAAPWATLLALGLPGWVLAVSATAAAAALPEQHAPSAGQPPLDWLLTDRGPFHRAQEYADFMERYRQGFTTRYRIYREFARWKVNNLALERRDFFSLPLPLAPEFIRNIRLLGRRPNLQQVTENLIKKYGTHFLLSATLGGEESLTIFVDKRKLSRKTETAGSAPVVGGSGNSSAVSLETLHQLAASYFIDRESTLRRLHHIQIATGAIKVTETRTGPLGCSNYDNLDSVSSVLVQSPENKVQLLGLQVLLPEYLRERFVAAALSYITCSSEGELVCKENDCWCKCSPTFPECNCPDADIQAMEDSLLQIQDSWVTHNRQFEESEEFQALLKRLPGDRFLNSTAISQFWAMDSSLQHRYQQLGASLKLLFKKTHRIVRRLFNLCKRCHRQPRFRLPKERSLPYWWNRIQSLLYCGESTFPGTFLEQSHSCTCPYDQSSCQGPIPCALGEGPACAHCAPDNSTRCGGCNPGYVLAQGLCRPEVAESLENFLGLETDLQDLELKYLLQKRDSRIEVHSIFISNDMRLGSWFDPSWRKRMLLTLKSNKYKPGLVHVMLALSLQICLTKNSTLEPVMAIYVNPFGGSHSESWFMPVNEGSFPDWERTNVDAAAQCQNWTITLGNRWKTFFETVHVYLRSRIKSLDDSSNETIYYEPLEMTDPSKNLGYMKINTLQVFGYSLPFDPDAIRDLILQLDYPYTQGSQDSALLQLIELRDRVNQLSPPGKVRLDLFSCLLRHRLKLANNEVGRIQSSLRAFNSKLPNPVEYETGKLCS
- the BRINP2 gene encoding BMP/retinoic acid-inducible neural-specific protein 2 isoform X2, yielding MANHNTHLSPGFTPSDLVPAPVNVVVLLGPLAPLSLGQSHSLYQMSSRQGNRLFHCGLKTLDSTLLLGIHPSHQSSAREFARWKVNNLALERRDFFSLPLPLAPEFIRNIRLLGRRPNLQQVTENLIKKYGTHFLLSATLGGEESLTIFVDKRKLSRKTETAGSAPVVGGSGNSSAVSLETLHQLAASYFIDRESTLRRLHHIQIATGAIKVTETRTGPLGCSNYDNLDSVSSVLVQSPENKVQLLGLQVLLPEYLRERFVAAALSYITCSSEGELVCKENDCWCKCSPTFPECNCPDADIQAMEDSLLQIQDSWVTHNRQFEESEEFQALLKRLPGDRFLNSTAISQFWAMDSSLQHRYQQLGASLKLLFKKTHRIVRRLFNLCKRCHRQPRFRLPKERSLPYWWNRIQSLLYCGESTFPGTFLEQSHSCTCPYDQSSCQGPIPCALGEGPACAHCAPDNSTRCGGCNPGYVLAQGLCRPEVAESLENFLGLETDLQDLELKYLLQKRDSRIEVHSIFISNDMRLGSWFDPSWRKRMLLTLKSNKYKPGLVHVMLALSLQICLTKNSTLEPVMAIYVNPFGGSHSESWFMPVNEGSFPDWERTNVDAAAQCQNWTITLGNRWKTFFETVHVYLRSRIKSLDDSSNETIYYEPLEMTDPSKNLGYMKINTLQVFGYSLPFDPDAIRDLILQLDYPYTQGSQDSALLQLIELRDRVNQLSPPGKVRLDLFSCLLRHRLKLANNEVGRIQSSLRAFNSKLPNPVEYETGKLCS